From Cecembia calidifontis, one genomic window encodes:
- a CDS encoding lysylphosphatidylglycerol synthase transmembrane domain-containing protein, with protein MKLDNKKIFETLNPNKVWVPVLIGVGIVFLMFYLDPNVNTKTLKGVFDASAWGIFLAILVILGRDAGYIYRIREITDRQLTWTRALYVIILWEFASAVTPSVVGGTAVAVFILNKEGIKLGKAIAYVMVTAILDNLFFVIGAPIILFFAQGNIFPASRVMEMRLGRSLEVLFWTSYALYAFYSLVMAAALFYRPRVFKWVLLKIYSVKWLRKWKYSANEFGNQIIEASKELIGKNYRYWLPIIGATIFIWSSRYLMLNALIGAYDSLTFSEHIIVFARQVIMWIVMMISPTPGSSGTAEFFFAQFFQQFLHGYTFVTSILWRLLSYYPYLLLGAIFLPRWVKQVFFKKKEE; from the coding sequence ATGAAGTTAGATAACAAAAAGATTTTTGAGACCCTGAACCCCAACAAGGTGTGGGTACCGGTTCTGATCGGTGTGGGTATCGTCTTTCTGATGTTCTATCTGGATCCCAATGTCAATACGAAAACGCTTAAGGGGGTCTTTGATGCTTCTGCCTGGGGAATTTTCCTGGCGATTTTGGTTATTCTTGGCAGAGATGCCGGTTATATATACAGGATCAGGGAAATTACCGATCGACAGCTTACCTGGACCAGGGCTTTGTATGTGATTATCCTTTGGGAATTTGCTTCTGCCGTGACACCATCAGTGGTAGGGGGAACAGCAGTGGCTGTTTTTATTCTGAACAAAGAAGGCATCAAACTGGGAAAGGCAATCGCCTATGTCATGGTCACTGCTATTCTGGATAACCTATTTTTTGTAATAGGCGCACCCATTATTCTTTTCTTTGCCCAGGGAAATATTTTCCCTGCCAGCAGGGTAATGGAAATGAGATTAGGCCGAAGTCTGGAAGTGCTTTTTTGGACCAGTTATGCCCTTTACGCATTTTATTCCCTGGTCATGGCCGCAGCCTTATTTTATAGACCCCGCGTTTTCAAATGGGTTTTACTGAAAATTTATTCCGTTAAATGGCTGAGGAAATGGAAGTATTCTGCCAATGAATTTGGCAATCAGATCATTGAGGCTTCCAAAGAGTTGATCGGGAAAAATTACAGGTATTGGTTACCGATCATTGGGGCAACCATCTTTATCTGGAGCTCCAGATACCTTATGCTGAATGCCCTTATCGGTGCATATGATTCTTTGACCTTTTCAGAGCATATCATCGTTTTTGCCAGACAGGTCATCATGTGGATCGTGATGATGATTTCCCCTACACCTGGAAGTAGCGGCACAGCAGAGTTTTTCTTTGCACAGTTCTTCCAGCAGTTTTTGCATGGTTATACCTTCGTGACCAGTATCCTTTGGAGGTTACTATCTTATTATCCCTACCTTCTTTTGGGCGCTATTTTCTTGCCGCGCTGGGTCAAGCAGGTATTTTTCAAAAAGAAAGAAGAATAA
- a CDS encoding bifunctional UDP-N-acetylmuramoyl-tripeptide:D-alanyl-D-alanine ligase/alanine racemase, whose protein sequence is MMQNLSLDQLVGLVHAEKHGPLDDIEISQIAIDSRNILQPENTLFVALKGAKFDGHEFIPELMDQGVKAFLVRDDFELPFSLTGQACLIKVKNTLKALQELAAYQRTLFKGPLVGITGSNGKTIVKEWLGQVLSQKFAVAKSPKSYNSQVGVPLSLFGIDPGHQVAVMEAGISKPNEMETLTAMLMPQLGIFTNIGTAHEEGFESMQQKLEEKAKLFVYSDFIIFRKEHILISDYLKKNFPSDRLIEWSDNIGSDYSFTVKKEEQSSKILLMRPDLRVFTFQVPFSDEASLENIRHVITAALTLGMEPQAIQEGLKHLKAIDMRLTLKPGCNESLIIDDTYNNDLAGLRLALDFMAAQRPKKRKVLIISDLLQVGNTTQVYAEVGRLLEFYGIDYLIAVGEDIQRLKGENPIQQEFYSSTEELLQNLQTDVFDNDLILVTGARKFGFEAIVNRLQQRIHGTTLEINLNSLTNNYNFYKSRLKPQTKIMVMVKAFAYGGGASEIANHLQQLKADYLAVAYTDEGVALREEGIRLPIMVLNPVQESFIHLKAYQLEPVVYSPGFFRELAKFCEVQQTHMKVHLDLDTGMHRLGFEETHMDELIGLIKANPQLEIASLYTHLAAADESEHENYTRDQFQAFDQMCAKIMENLAYKPIRHALNSAGIAKYPEHQYDMVRLGIGLYGIEVTGKYDKQLKPISTLKTTISQVKNLKKGQTIGYSRKGIMPEDGQIATIALGYADGYDRRFSNGRGYVLINGKKAPVIGNVCMDMTMINVSGLNVKEGDEVIIYGPGISLKELAERIGTIPYELLTNISSRVKRVYYLD, encoded by the coding sequence ATGATGCAAAACCTTTCATTGGATCAATTGGTGGGTCTGGTACATGCAGAAAAGCATGGGCCGTTGGATGATATTGAAATTTCCCAGATAGCCATTGATTCAAGGAATATTCTTCAGCCTGAAAACACCCTTTTTGTAGCACTAAAAGGAGCAAAATTTGATGGACATGAATTTATCCCTGAACTGATGGATCAGGGGGTAAAAGCATTTTTGGTCCGGGACGATTTTGAACTCCCCTTTTCACTTACAGGTCAGGCCTGCCTCATCAAAGTCAAAAATACCCTAAAAGCCCTACAGGAATTGGCTGCTTACCAACGGACCCTATTTAAGGGCCCTTTGGTAGGCATTACTGGAAGCAATGGCAAAACTATCGTCAAGGAATGGCTGGGACAGGTCCTTTCCCAAAAATTTGCTGTGGCCAAGAGCCCTAAAAGTTATAACAGTCAGGTTGGGGTACCGCTTTCTCTTTTTGGAATTGATCCCGGGCATCAGGTGGCTGTAATGGAGGCCGGCATTTCAAAGCCCAATGAAATGGAGACCTTAACGGCCATGTTGATGCCACAATTGGGCATTTTCACCAATATCGGTACAGCCCATGAGGAAGGATTTGAATCCATGCAACAAAAACTGGAGGAAAAGGCCAAACTCTTTGTTTACAGCGATTTTATTATTTTCCGGAAAGAGCACATCCTGATATCGGATTACCTAAAAAAGAATTTTCCTTCTGACCGCTTAATTGAATGGTCCGACAATATTGGATCAGATTATTCCTTTACGGTCAAGAAAGAGGAACAAAGTTCAAAAATCCTTTTGATGAGACCTGACCTCCGTGTATTTACATTTCAGGTCCCCTTTTCGGATGAGGCTTCCCTGGAAAATATCCGGCATGTCATTACCGCAGCACTGACTTTGGGCATGGAACCCCAGGCCATTCAGGAAGGCCTAAAACACCTGAAAGCCATTGACATGCGGCTTACTTTGAAGCCTGGCTGCAACGAAAGTCTGATCATTGACGATACCTACAACAATGACCTGGCAGGATTGAGGCTTGCTTTGGATTTTATGGCAGCTCAAAGGCCTAAAAAAAGAAAGGTACTGATCATATCCGATCTCCTTCAGGTTGGAAATACCACTCAGGTTTATGCGGAAGTCGGCAGGTTATTGGAATTTTATGGCATTGATTACCTCATTGCAGTGGGAGAAGACATCCAAAGGCTAAAAGGAGAAAACCCTATTCAGCAGGAATTTTACAGCTCCACAGAAGAATTGCTCCAAAATCTTCAAACAGACGTCTTTGACAATGACCTTATCTTGGTCACCGGAGCAAGGAAATTTGGATTTGAGGCCATAGTTAACCGGTTGCAGCAAAGAATTCACGGGACAACCTTGGAGATCAACCTGAATTCCCTGACCAACAATTACAATTTTTACAAAAGCAGGCTAAAGCCCCAAACCAAAATTATGGTCATGGTAAAAGCTTTTGCCTATGGCGGGGGAGCTTCAGAAATTGCCAATCACCTGCAACAGCTCAAGGCCGATTATCTTGCTGTTGCCTACACAGATGAAGGGGTAGCGCTAAGGGAAGAGGGAATCAGGCTGCCCATTATGGTCCTGAATCCTGTGCAGGAATCTTTTATCCACCTGAAAGCGTACCAATTGGAACCGGTGGTTTACAGCCCGGGATTTTTCAGGGAACTTGCCAAATTCTGCGAGGTCCAGCAAACCCACATGAAAGTCCATTTGGATTTGGATACAGGCATGCACCGACTGGGATTTGAGGAAACTCACATGGATGAGCTTATCGGATTGATCAAAGCCAATCCGCAATTGGAAATTGCCAGCCTATACACCCACCTCGCTGCAGCAGATGAATCTGAACATGAGAATTATACCAGGGACCAATTCCAGGCCTTTGATCAGATGTGCGCAAAGATCATGGAAAATCTGGCTTATAAACCAATCCGTCATGCCCTTAATTCTGCTGGAATTGCAAAATATCCAGAACACCAATATGATATGGTCCGATTGGGGATTGGACTTTATGGCATAGAAGTTACTGGAAAATACGACAAGCAACTCAAGCCCATCAGTACCCTGAAAACTACCATTTCCCAGGTCAAAAACCTTAAAAAAGGCCAGACAATAGGATATAGCAGGAAAGGTATAATGCCAGAAGATGGGCAAATCGCCACTATTGCATTGGGGTATGCCGATGGATACGACCGAAGGTTCAGTAATGGGAGAGGATATGTTCTCATCAATGGCAAAAAAGCGCCTGTAATCGGAAACGTATGCATGGACATGACCATGATCAATGTCAGCGGCTTAAATGTCAAAGAAGGAGACGAAGTCATCATCTATGGACCGGGCATTTCTCTCAAAGAACTGGCAGAAAGAATAGGCACCATCCCCTATGAACTCCTGACCAATATCAGCAGCCGTGTGAAAAGGGTATATTATTTGGATTAA
- a CDS encoding ammonium transporter, which produces MNQELFTINNLWMMVATILVFIMHLGFASLEAGLTRAKNTVNILFKNTIIPAIGLLTYAFIGFNLMYPGEGFAGGFIGFTGVGISLPEGWNTFAYNEGYTFFTDFIFQAMFAATAATIVSGAVAERIKLGPFITFSILYVGICYPIVGMWKWGGGFLDALDTPFYDFAGSTIVHSVGGWGALVGAFLLGPRLGKYTEHGMRAIPGHSIPMATIGVFLLWFGWFGFNGGSVLSADPGTVSLVFVTTAIAGAAGAFGALITSYIKFRTYDITMVLNGILAGLVGITAGADLMGVGEAAIIGFVGGILVVLGVVFFDRIKIDDPVGAISVHLVGGIWGTLAVGIFGDLAGIQQVISQLIGIAVVGAFCFLTSWLIFFSLKRSIGIRVEEREELEGLDINEHSMQAYPDFAPKD; this is translated from the coding sequence ATGAATCAAGAATTATTTACTATCAATAACCTCTGGATGATGGTGGCCACCATTTTGGTTTTCATCATGCACCTGGGCTTTGCCAGTTTGGAGGCAGGGCTTACCAGAGCAAAAAATACTGTCAATATCCTGTTCAAAAATACCATTATTCCCGCAATAGGCCTGCTTACCTATGCCTTTATAGGCTTTAACCTGATGTATCCCGGTGAAGGATTCGCCGGAGGGTTTATTGGTTTCACAGGAGTGGGGATTTCCTTGCCTGAAGGCTGGAATACCTTTGCTTATAACGAAGGTTATACCTTTTTTACTGATTTCATCTTTCAGGCGATGTTTGCTGCCACCGCAGCTACCATCGTTTCGGGTGCAGTAGCGGAGCGGATCAAATTGGGTCCCTTCATTACCTTTTCCATCCTTTATGTGGGTATTTGTTATCCCATCGTTGGGATGTGGAAATGGGGAGGAGGTTTCCTTGATGCTTTGGATACTCCCTTTTATGATTTTGCAGGATCTACCATTGTACATTCCGTAGGCGGTTGGGGTGCCCTGGTAGGAGCGTTCCTATTAGGACCAAGACTGGGAAAATATACAGAGCATGGCATGAGGGCTATTCCGGGGCATAGTATTCCTATGGCTACCATCGGGGTGTTTTTGCTTTGGTTTGGGTGGTTTGGCTTCAATGGAGGTTCCGTACTGAGTGCTGACCCTGGTACAGTGTCCCTGGTATTTGTTACCACTGCCATCGCAGGAGCGGCGGGCGCATTTGGTGCTTTGATCACTTCATATATCAAATTCAGGACTTATGATATTACCATGGTGCTGAACGGTATTTTGGCAGGTTTGGTAGGCATTACTGCCGGTGCTGACCTGATGGGTGTTGGAGAGGCTGCCATCATTGGCTTTGTGGGAGGTATTTTGGTAGTTTTGGGCGTTGTGTTCTTTGACCGTATCAAAATTGACGATCCAGTGGGTGCCATTTCTGTCCATTTGGTGGGTGGAATTTGGGGAACCTTGGCAGTTGGTATTTTCGGAGACCTTGCAGGAATTCAGCAAGTGATTTCCCAGTTGATTGGCATCGCAGTGGTAGGTGCTTTCTGTTTCTTGACCAGCTGGCTGATTTTCTTCTCTTTGAAAAGAAGTATTGGAATCCGTGTAGAAGAGAGGGAGGAACTGGAAGGCTTGGATATCAACGAGCACAGCATGCAGGCTTATCCTGATTTTGCTCCAAAAGATTAA
- the nadC gene encoding carboxylating nicotinate-nucleotide diphosphorylase, producing the protein MNRPAYLHPEKIHQFIAQALQEDVGDGDHSTLGSIPHNSMGQAQLLIKESGIIAGLELAEMIFKQFDPSLQVELLLKDGDQVKPGDIGLRVKGKATSILTTERLVLNCMQRMSGIATKTHRLTQLMHHTKARLMDTRKTTPNFRLMEKWAVWIGGGVNHRFALYDMVMLKDNHIDFAGGIKNAIENTKRYLTEKKLNLKIEVETRTLQEVEEALRIGGIDYIMLDNMDYDTMRRAVQMVNGKYPLEASGGITEENLKEVAECGVDFISVGALTHQVKSLDISLKAY; encoded by the coding sequence GTGAACAGACCTGCCTACCTTCATCCTGAAAAAATCCATCAGTTTATTGCACAAGCCCTCCAAGAAGATGTGGGTGATGGTGACCATTCTACATTGGGGTCAATCCCACACAATAGCATGGGACAAGCTCAACTGCTGATCAAAGAATCCGGAATAATTGCCGGTTTGGAATTGGCTGAGATGATTTTTAAACAATTTGATCCTTCCCTTCAGGTTGAATTGCTCCTTAAAGATGGGGACCAAGTCAAACCAGGAGATATCGGTCTTAGGGTTAAAGGTAAGGCAACTTCTATTTTGACCACCGAGCGCCTGGTATTAAATTGTATGCAAAGGATGAGCGGAATTGCCACAAAGACACACCGATTGACGCAACTCATGCACCATACCAAGGCCCGGCTGATGGATACCCGCAAAACCACACCCAATTTCAGGTTAATGGAAAAATGGGCTGTTTGGATAGGGGGAGGGGTCAATCACCGCTTTGCCTTATATGATATGGTGATGTTGAAGGATAACCATATTGACTTTGCAGGAGGGATCAAAAATGCCATTGAAAACACCAAAAGATACCTCACTGAAAAAAAGCTGAACCTAAAAATTGAAGTCGAAACCCGTACGCTCCAGGAAGTGGAAGAAGCGCTCCGTATTGGAGGGATAGACTATATCATGCTGGACAACATGGATTATGACACCATGCGAAGAGCGGTACAAATGGTAAATGGGAAATATCCCCTTGAAGCTTCAGGAGGAATCACCGAAGAAAACCTCAAAGAGGTGGCTGAATGTGGTGTGGACTTTATCTCCGTTGGAGCGCTGACACATCAGGTAAAAAGCTTGGATATCAGTTTGAAGGCCTACTGA
- a CDS encoding segregation and condensation protein A, whose protein sequence is MSFEIKLPLFEGPFDLMLFFIERDELDIYDIPISKITQDFLDYIHQLEKMEIEVASEFILFAATLMKIKSKMLLPRPDLDENGEEIDPREELVRHLLEYKKYKSVIGELAQMEEERLSKEKRGNILSELRQLSKADDVDSEMQDLDLYKLLKVFQKVMSKYASRTDETKHTVIQYPYTIEQQKDFVMEKISFKDRVPFSDFITYKPDKIFVIYTFLAILELLQLSLVTITIGEGFNNFWVEKIEKVPAA, encoded by the coding sequence GTGAGTTTCGAGATCAAATTGCCTTTATTCGAAGGTCCCTTTGACCTGATGCTTTTCTTCATCGAAAGGGATGAGCTGGATATTTATGACATTCCCATTTCCAAAATCACCCAGGATTTTTTGGATTACATCCATCAATTGGAGAAAATGGAAATAGAAGTGGCCAGCGAGTTTATCCTCTTTGCTGCCACATTGATGAAAATCAAATCCAAAATGTTGCTCCCCCGTCCAGATCTTGATGAAAACGGTGAAGAAATTGACCCAAGGGAAGAACTGGTAAGGCACTTGCTGGAATACAAAAAGTACAAATCGGTGATCGGCGAACTCGCCCAGATGGAAGAGGAACGCCTTTCGAAAGAAAAGCGCGGAAATATTCTCTCAGAATTGAGGCAACTTTCAAAAGCAGATGACGTAGATTCTGAAATGCAGGACCTGGACCTCTATAAGCTGTTGAAAGTTTTCCAAAAAGTAATGTCCAAATATGCCTCAAGAACAGATGAAACAAAACATACAGTCATACAGTACCCCTATACCATCGAGCAACAGAAAGATTTCGTCATGGAAAAAATCAGCTTCAAGGACAGGGTACCCTTCTCTGACTTTATCACTTACAAGCCGGATAAAATCTTTGTGATTTACACCTTTTTGGCCATTTTGGAACTCTTGCAACTATCTCTTGTCACGATCACTATCGGTGAGGGATTCAACAATTTTTGGGTTGAAAAAATTGAAAAAGTGCCTGCGGCATAA
- a CDS encoding DUF4783 domain-containing protein yields the protein MKKLLYIGILFLIVLTYTQAKTTTTQSNSIEEIVVVFQSGSSKDLAKFFAQGIDININGNQGDYSKNQAEVVMRDFFKKFPPIDFQLLHKGNNSEQIIYYIGSYKSEETAFRVFIRGRKEQNEIKVYSLDIVKN from the coding sequence ATGAAAAAACTACTCTACATCGGCATACTTTTCTTAATTGTTTTAACTTACACCCAGGCTAAAACCACCACTACTCAAAGTAACTCCATTGAGGAAATTGTCGTGGTATTTCAGTCCGGGTCCAGTAAAGATCTGGCAAAATTCTTTGCCCAAGGGATAGATATCAATATCAATGGGAATCAAGGGGATTATTCCAAAAATCAGGCAGAAGTAGTGATGAGAGATTTTTTCAAAAAATTTCCTCCCATAGACTTTCAGTTGCTTCATAAAGGAAACAATTCCGAACAGATCATCTATTACATTGGAAGTTACAAATCAGAAGAAACAGCATTCCGTGTGTTTATCCGTGGCAGAAAAGAACAGAATGAAATTAAAGTTTACAGTTTGGACATTGTAAAAAACTAA
- the gpmI gene encoding 2,3-bisphosphoglycerate-independent phosphoglycerate mutase, whose product MEKKVLLMILDGWGLATNPAVSAIDKAQTPFIDSLYLKYPHSKLDASGLAVGLPEGQMGNSEVGHMNIGAGRVVYQDLVKINKAVSDGELNAHPILVEAFEYAKANQKKVHFIGLVSDGGVHAHINHLKGLCDAAKANGLKEAYIHAFTDGRDTDPKSGVHFLNELKEHLQHSVGSIASVVGRYYAMDRDKRWERVKLAYDALVHGEGEKSKDIIASVVKSYSNGVTDEFIRPIIQANGDNKPLAVIEEGDVVVNFNFRTDRGREITQVLTQQDFEDFKMKKLKLHYITFTNYDDTFQDVKVIFEKDNLNNTLGEVLEANGKKQIRIAETEKYPHVTFFFSGGREKEFEGESRILCPSPKVATYDLKPEMSAFEIASKIKPELKKREADFICLNFANADMVGHTGVFEAAVKACEAVDKCAQEVITQALESGYTTIVIADHGNSDVMINEDGTPNTAHTTNLAPCIMVDDQDRLEVKDGKLGDLAPTILHLMGLKIPKEMTGDVLLK is encoded by the coding sequence ATGGAAAAGAAAGTATTACTGATGATTTTGGATGGTTGGGGACTGGCGACCAATCCAGCCGTATCTGCCATTGATAAAGCCCAAACTCCTTTTATAGACAGTTTATATCTTAAATATCCCCATTCCAAATTAGATGCTTCCGGATTGGCTGTAGGCCTACCTGAAGGACAGATGGGCAATTCTGAGGTCGGCCACATGAATATAGGAGCCGGTAGGGTAGTTTATCAGGATTTGGTCAAAATCAACAAAGCAGTGAGCGATGGGGAACTGAATGCCCATCCTATTTTGGTGGAGGCTTTTGAATATGCCAAAGCCAATCAAAAAAAGGTTCACTTCATTGGTTTGGTGTCTGACGGTGGTGTCCATGCCCATATCAATCACCTCAAGGGACTTTGTGATGCTGCCAAAGCAAATGGCCTGAAAGAAGCTTATATCCATGCATTTACGGATGGTAGGGATACCGACCCCAAAAGTGGGGTACATTTCCTCAATGAACTGAAAGAGCATTTGCAGCATTCAGTAGGCAGTATCGCGTCTGTGGTTGGTAGGTATTATGCCATGGACAGGGATAAAAGATGGGAAAGGGTGAAACTGGCCTATGATGCCTTGGTACATGGAGAGGGAGAGAAATCTAAAGATATCATTGCATCCGTGGTAAAATCCTATTCCAATGGAGTAACCGATGAATTTATCAGGCCGATCATTCAGGCAAATGGGGATAATAAGCCCCTTGCAGTCATCGAAGAGGGAGATGTGGTAGTCAACTTCAATTTCAGGACTGATAGGGGAAGAGAGATTACACAGGTACTTACTCAGCAGGATTTTGAGGATTTTAAAATGAAGAAACTCAAACTTCATTACATCACTTTTACCAATTATGACGATACTTTCCAAGACGTGAAGGTCATTTTTGAAAAGGATAACCTGAACAATACCTTGGGAGAAGTACTGGAGGCTAACGGTAAAAAACAGATCAGGATTGCTGAAACTGAAAAATACCCTCATGTAACCTTTTTTTTCTCAGGAGGTAGGGAAAAGGAATTTGAAGGAGAAAGCAGGATTTTATGTCCTTCCCCAAAAGTGGCTACTTATGACCTTAAGCCTGAAATGAGTGCTTTTGAAATTGCCAGTAAGATCAAACCGGAATTGAAGAAAAGGGAAGCGGATTTCATCTGTCTGAATTTTGCGAATGCGGACATGGTCGGACATACAGGGGTATTTGAAGCCGCAGTCAAAGCCTGCGAAGCTGTGGATAAATGTGCTCAAGAGGTCATCACCCAGGCCCTGGAAAGTGGTTATACCACCATTGTGATTGCTGACCATGGCAACAGTGATGTGATGATCAATGAAGACGGCACGCCGAATACCGCCCATACCACGAACCTCGCTCCATGCATTATGGTCGATGACCAGGACAGGTTGGAAGTGAAAGATGGAAAACTGGGCGACCTTGCCCCTACCATATTACATCTTATGGGGCTAAAAATACCAAAAGAAATGACAGGAGATGTTCTCTTGAAGTAA
- the serS gene encoding serine--tRNA ligase: protein MLLVNTIRDNFEIVLEGLQKRNFPNAEAVLHQVLEFDKNRKETQLKRDNLQAESNSISKQIGILMKEGKKEEAEKIRTRTTEIKEQIKALEEEYTTYEEDLRQLLYTIPNVPHYSVPKGKSAEDNEVVFQHGEIPVLPEDKLPHWELIKKYDIIDFDLGVKITGAGFPVYKGRGARLQRALINFFLDEALHAGYTEIQPPILVNEDSGYGTGQLPDKEGQMYEATMDKLYLIPTAEVPITNIYRDVILNELEFPIKNVGYTPCFRREAGSWGAHVRGLNRLHQFDKVEIVQIAHPDKSYEALEEMSTYVQGLLQKLELPYRVLKLCGGDMGFTSALTYDMEVFSAAQERWLEVSSVSNFESYQANRLKLRFKGEDKKTQLAHTLNGSALALPRIVAAILENNQTEEGIKMPKVLIPYLGFDII from the coding sequence ATGCTACTTGTCAATACCATCAGGGATAATTTTGAGATAGTTTTGGAAGGTTTGCAAAAACGCAACTTCCCGAATGCCGAAGCAGTTCTGCATCAGGTTTTGGAATTTGATAAAAACAGGAAAGAAACACAGCTTAAGAGAGATAACCTTCAGGCCGAATCCAATAGCATTTCCAAGCAGATCGGCATACTGATGAAAGAAGGGAAAAAGGAAGAGGCAGAGAAAATCAGAACCAGGACCACGGAAATCAAAGAACAGATCAAAGCCTTAGAGGAAGAGTACACTACCTATGAGGAGGACCTCAGACAATTGCTCTACACCATTCCCAATGTTCCCCATTACTCTGTGCCGAAAGGAAAATCAGCTGAGGACAATGAAGTAGTCTTCCAACATGGGGAAATCCCGGTTTTACCGGAAGATAAACTCCCCCACTGGGAACTGATAAAAAAATACGACATCATTGATTTTGACCTGGGGGTAAAAATAACCGGAGCCGGATTTCCTGTCTACAAAGGAAGAGGAGCAAGATTGCAAAGGGCCTTGATCAATTTCTTTTTGGACGAAGCACTGCATGCAGGTTATACCGAAATACAGCCACCTATTTTGGTCAATGAAGATTCAGGCTATGGAACCGGACAGCTTCCAGACAAAGAGGGGCAAATGTATGAGGCAACGATGGACAAGCTGTACCTGATCCCTACCGCTGAAGTGCCGATTACCAACATTTACAGGGATGTCATCCTTAATGAACTGGAATTTCCCATTAAAAATGTAGGCTACACCCCATGTTTTAGGAGGGAAGCAGGTAGCTGGGGCGCTCATGTCCGTGGACTCAACAGGCTTCATCAATTTGACAAGGTGGAGATAGTTCAGATTGCCCATCCAGACAAATCATATGAAGCGTTGGAAGAAATGAGCACTTATGTTCAGGGCTTGTTGCAGAAACTTGAACTCCCTTACAGGGTTTTGAAGCTCTGCGGTGGGGATATGGGTTTCACTTCTGCCCTGACTTATGACATGGAAGTATTTTCTGCAGCACAGGAAAGATGGCTCGAAGTGAGTTCAGTAAGTAACTTTGAATCCTATCAGGCTAACAGGCTCAAATTGAGATTTAAAGGTGAAGACAAAAAGACCCAATTGGCCCATACCCTCAATGGAAGTGCCTTGGCCCTTCCGAGGATTGTAGCTGCCATTTTGGAAAATAACCAAACTGAAGAAGGTATAAAAATGCCTAAGGTACTGATACCCTATCTGGGATTTGATATCATTTGA